The following coding sequences are from one Geothrix sp. window:
- a CDS encoding kelch repeat-containing protein: protein MFTLDGNPGKSAKFLSREVPMYGIRAFRQALGGASVLILLCCGGGGTPKTVEAPKITAQPLAQTVPITSTASLTVAVSGSPTPTLQWQRQERGSWHDLAGATGLTHTFATTVRDHLAAFRVRVSNEGGSVLSNPVQVTLTKTYQGVMTPLTASTTALMGHTATRLASGKVLLAGGYLTGTEKATNLFDPATGLLTPGPTLLTPRWTHAAVLLDSGKVLLLSGTTTGYAKTPTCELYDPDTGTISPAGSLLVGRWGFTATLLPNGKILIAGGFDSNNSIVASCELYDPATFQSTLAQPMATGRENHAANLLGNGKVLVTGGLRPTPDVDGYAFPLASTELYDPATGQWTAGPDMADGREYHTTTLLENGQLLVYSGWTKVGYQSFGALRSIELYDPVTGAFRKLPNPLGGSAIITNITCLIGGKVLLPIGCNDLTGLQDALFDPATETFSRSGRSLFYDEYLTHTLLLDGRVLVVGRDSNFASMAAVYN, encoded by the coding sequence ATGTTTACACTTGACGGCAACCCTGGCAAATCCGCCAAATTCCTCTCTCGTGAGGTTCCCATGTATGGAATTCGTGCCTTCCGGCAAGCCCTGGGCGGGGCTTCCGTCCTCATCCTCTTGTGCTGTGGGGGCGGTGGCACCCCCAAGACTGTCGAGGCACCGAAGATCACCGCGCAACCCCTGGCCCAGACGGTCCCCATCACATCCACTGCATCCCTGACGGTGGCGGTGAGCGGTTCGCCCACGCCCACGCTCCAATGGCAGCGCCAGGAGCGCGGCAGCTGGCATGACTTAGCCGGCGCCACGGGCCTGACCCATACCTTTGCCACCACCGTGCGGGATCACCTAGCGGCCTTCCGGGTGAGGGTCTCCAACGAGGGTGGAAGTGTCCTTTCCAATCCCGTGCAGGTGACCTTGACCAAAACCTATCAGGGCGTGATGACCCCCCTCACTGCCTCGACTACAGCGCTGATGGGGCATACGGCTACTCGACTTGCCTCCGGCAAGGTTCTGCTGGCAGGTGGGTACCTCACCGGCACAGAAAAAGCAACCAACCTGTTCGATCCTGCCACGGGCTTGCTCACGCCAGGCCCCACTCTGCTCACCCCCCGGTGGACTCATGCGGCCGTCCTGCTCGACTCGGGCAAGGTGCTGCTGTTGAGTGGCACCACCACGGGCTATGCGAAGACACCCACCTGCGAACTGTACGACCCGGACACCGGGACGATCAGCCCAGCTGGCAGTCTGCTGGTGGGCAGGTGGGGGTTCACGGCCACCCTTCTGCCGAATGGGAAGATCCTCATCGCGGGAGGCTTCGACTCCAATAACAGCATCGTCGCCAGCTGCGAACTGTATGACCCGGCGACCTTTCAATCCACCCTGGCGCAGCCTATGGCCACCGGTAGGGAGAATCACGCGGCCAACCTTTTGGGAAACGGCAAGGTCTTGGTCACAGGTGGCCTTCGCCCCACGCCAGACGTGGACGGCTACGCGTTCCCCTTGGCCAGCACGGAGCTGTATGATCCCGCTACCGGTCAATGGACCGCGGGTCCGGATATGGCAGACGGCCGGGAGTACCACACCACCACACTGCTGGAGAACGGACAGTTGCTCGTCTACTCCGGTTGGACCAAGGTGGGCTACCAAAGCTTCGGCGCCTTGAGATCCATCGAACTGTACGACCCGGTGACTGGTGCCTTCCGCAAATTGCCCAACCCCCTGGGCGGTTCGGCGATCATAACCAACATCACCTGCTTGATCGGGGGTAAGGTGCTGCTGCCAATAGGGTGCAACGACCTGACCGGACTACAGGACGCCTTGTTTGACCCGGCCACCGAGACCTTCTCTCGAAGCGGTCGGTCCCTCTTCTACGACGAGTACCTGACCCATACGCTGCTCCTTGACGGAAGAGTTCTGGTTGTGGGCCGTGACTCCAACTTCGCGAGCATGGCCGCCGTCTATAACTGA
- a CDS encoding CocE/NonD family hydrolase, protein MPFPRAPRAALLLATALLLASPRLEAHPAQAQAAAEPVRAQYAKREVLIPMRDGRQLFTAIYTPRDTSRAYPILMQRTPYSVWPYGEEAFPEHLGPSPRFQAEGFIFVYQDVRGRMMSEGDFVNMRPQRAASGAAVDESTDTYDTIAWLLKHVDGHNGRVGQWGISYPGFYSAVALLSGHPALKAVSPQAPIVDWFQGDDFHRNGALWLPHAFNFMTSFGKPRPAPTKAWPATLDHGTSDGYEWFLRLGPTAATRQYTKDVAFWNEMLDHPTYDAFWQARNLRPQLKGVQPAVLTVGGWFDAENLFGALQVFKTLGRQSPATDNRLVMGPWSHGGWERSAGDHLGPVQFGAATSEWFQAEVLFPFFMHHLKDAKAPELAKVTVFETGANRWHKLEAWPPTQAKDAKLYLQPNGNLSLTPPAPAGGADTFISDPSKPVPFIEQVAIGMPKEYMTADQRFAGRRPDVLVYQTGPLKEDLTLAGPLRPELFVATTGTDADWVVKLIDVYPDDFKNPDFKPSGSPWDPTPNPMGGYQQLVRGEVMRGKFRDSLEQPAPFTPGQPTRVAWSMNDIFHTFKKGHRVMVQLQSTWFPLMDRNPQAFMNINEAVATDYRSATHTVFHDAARPSGIGVGVWSEK, encoded by the coding sequence ATGCCGTTTCCCCGTGCCCCGCGGGCCGCGCTGCTGCTTGCGACCGCGCTTCTGCTCGCCTCCCCGCGCCTGGAGGCCCACCCGGCCCAGGCCCAGGCCGCCGCCGAGCCCGTGCGCGCGCAGTACGCCAAGCGCGAGGTGCTGATCCCCATGCGGGACGGCCGCCAGCTGTTCACGGCCATCTACACCCCAAGGGACACCAGCCGCGCCTACCCGATCCTCATGCAGCGCACGCCCTACAGCGTGTGGCCCTACGGCGAGGAGGCCTTCCCCGAGCACCTGGGGCCCTCGCCCCGCTTCCAGGCCGAGGGCTTCATCTTCGTCTACCAGGACGTGCGGGGCCGCATGATGTCCGAGGGCGACTTCGTGAACATGCGGCCCCAGCGGGCCGCGAGCGGCGCCGCCGTGGACGAGAGCACCGACACCTACGACACCATCGCGTGGCTGCTCAAGCATGTGGACGGCCACAACGGCCGCGTGGGCCAGTGGGGCATCAGCTATCCCGGCTTCTACTCCGCCGTGGCGCTGCTTTCGGGACACCCGGCCCTGAAGGCCGTCTCACCCCAGGCCCCCATCGTGGACTGGTTCCAGGGCGACGACTTCCACCGCAACGGCGCCCTCTGGCTGCCCCACGCCTTCAACTTCATGACCTCCTTCGGGAAGCCCCGGCCGGCGCCCACCAAGGCCTGGCCCGCCACGCTCGACCACGGCACCTCGGACGGCTACGAATGGTTCCTGCGCCTGGGGCCCACGGCGGCCACGCGGCAGTACACGAAGGACGTCGCCTTCTGGAACGAGATGCTGGACCATCCCACCTACGATGCCTTCTGGCAGGCCCGCAACCTGCGGCCCCAGCTGAAGGGCGTGCAGCCCGCCGTGCTCACCGTGGGCGGCTGGTTCGACGCGGAGAATCTCTTCGGCGCCCTGCAGGTATTCAAGACCCTGGGCCGCCAGAGCCCCGCCACGGACAACCGCCTGGTCATGGGCCCCTGGTCCCACGGGGGCTGGGAGCGCAGCGCCGGGGACCACCTGGGTCCCGTGCAGTTCGGGGCTGCCACCTCCGAGTGGTTCCAGGCCGAGGTGCTGTTCCCCTTCTTCATGCACCACCTGAAGGACGCGAAGGCCCCGGAGCTCGCCAAGGTAACCGTGTTCGAGACCGGCGCCAACCGCTGGCACAAGCTCGAGGCCTGGCCGCCGACACAGGCCAAGGACGCGAAACTCTACCTTCAGCCCAACGGAAATCTTTCCCTCACGCCGCCCGCGCCAGCGGGCGGCGCCGACACCTTCATCTCCGATCCGTCGAAGCCCGTACCCTTCATAGAGCAGGTGGCCATCGGCATGCCCAAGGAGTACATGACCGCGGACCAGCGCTTCGCGGGGCGCCGCCCGGACGTGCTGGTGTACCAGACCGGGCCCCTGAAGGAGGACCTGACCCTGGCCGGCCCCCTGCGCCCCGAGCTCTTCGTGGCCACCACGGGCACCGATGCCGACTGGGTGGTGAAGCTCATCGATGTCTACCCCGACGACTTCAAGAACCCGGACTTCAAACCCAGCGGCTCACCCTGGGACCCCACGCCCAACCCCATGGGCGGCTACCAGCAGCTGGTGCGCGGCGAGGTCATGCGCGGCAAGTTCCGCGACAGCCTCGAACAGCCCGCGCCCTTCACCCCCGGCCAGCCCACCCGCGTGGCCTGGTCCATGAACGACATCTTCCACACCTTCAAGAAGGGTCACCGCGTCATGGTGCAGCTCCAGAGCACCTGGTTCCCCCTCATGGACCGCAACCCCCAGGCGTTCATGAACATCAACGAAGCAGTAGCCACCGACTACCGGTCGGCCACCCACACCGTGTTTCACGATGCGGCGAGGCCGAGCGGGATTGGGGTGGGGGTGTGGTCAGAAAAGTAA
- a CDS encoding (Fe-S)-binding protein, producing the protein MSVELEAQLESLTEESLAKGLEVFRHHLKDAEAGFLNACVRCGLCADSCHYHRAEPTLENVPGRKLDHITAVFKAHFTTMGRLAPGLVGAKRLDRDMARAWVDAVFGRCSLCGRCSINCTIGIPMPTLFRAARRALGAMGLVPEDLQATVDNSLRHGNNMAIEREEWVETVEWIEEELQAETGDPLARIPLDKQGARCLFTVNPREAKFFPLSLQASAKVFWAAGEDWTLASDAGWDLTNYALFTCEDDQAAAIVKNLTDAMTRLGCEVLVIGECGHGYQSARWMGPEWLKRAFPFPVVSILELMDQYLDAGRIEVDPTKNPHPVTLHDPCNLVRHGGISEPQRRVLRRAVANLVEMAPHGVENYCCGGGGGQLAMSRYRNRRLKAGRMKAEQIRATGAKMVAAPCHNCIDQLGELNKEYQLKVHIKTVAELVAAALVTPTPAEAQP; encoded by the coding sequence ATGTCCGTTGAGCTTGAAGCCCAGCTCGAGTCGCTCACGGAAGAGAGCCTCGCGAAGGGGCTGGAGGTCTTCCGCCACCACCTCAAGGACGCCGAGGCGGGCTTCCTGAACGCCTGTGTCCGCTGCGGCCTCTGCGCGGACAGCTGCCACTACCACCGCGCCGAGCCCACCCTGGAGAACGTGCCGGGGCGCAAGCTCGATCACATCACCGCCGTCTTCAAGGCGCACTTCACCACCATGGGCCGCCTGGCGCCGGGCCTGGTGGGGGCGAAGCGCCTCGATCGCGACATGGCCCGGGCCTGGGTGGACGCAGTCTTCGGCCGCTGCTCGCTCTGTGGCCGCTGCTCCATCAACTGCACCATCGGCATCCCCATGCCCACCCTCTTCCGCGCGGCGCGGCGGGCCCTGGGCGCCATGGGCCTGGTGCCCGAGGACCTCCAGGCCACCGTGGACAACAGCCTGCGGCACGGCAACAACATGGCCATCGAACGCGAGGAGTGGGTCGAGACGGTCGAGTGGATCGAGGAGGAGCTCCAGGCGGAGACCGGTGATCCTCTGGCCCGGATTCCCTTGGACAAGCAGGGCGCCCGCTGCCTCTTCACCGTGAATCCCCGCGAGGCCAAGTTCTTCCCGCTGTCCCTGCAGGCCAGCGCCAAGGTCTTCTGGGCCGCGGGCGAGGACTGGACCCTGGCCAGCGACGCGGGCTGGGATCTCACCAACTACGCCCTGTTCACCTGCGAGGACGACCAGGCCGCGGCCATCGTGAAGAACCTCACGGACGCCATGACCCGCCTGGGCTGCGAGGTGCTGGTCATCGGCGAGTGCGGCCACGGCTACCAGAGCGCCCGATGGATGGGCCCGGAGTGGCTGAAGCGGGCCTTCCCCTTCCCGGTGGTGAGCATCCTGGAGCTCATGGATCAGTACCTCGATGCAGGCCGGATCGAGGTGGATCCCACGAAAAATCCGCACCCCGTGACCCTCCACGATCCCTGCAACCTGGTGCGGCACGGCGGCATCTCGGAGCCCCAGCGCCGCGTGCTGCGGAGGGCCGTGGCGAATCTGGTGGAGATGGCCCCCCACGGCGTGGAGAACTACTGCTGCGGCGGGGGCGGCGGCCAGCTGGCCATGTCCCGGTACCGGAACCGGCGGCTGAAGGCGGGCCGCATGAAGGCGGAGCAGATCAGGGCCACCGGCGCCAAGATGGTGGCCGCCCCCTGCCACAACTGCATCGACCAGCTCGGCGAGCTGAACAAGGAATACCAGCTGAAGGTCCACATCAAGACCGTGGCGGAGCTCGTCGCCGCGGCCCTCGTCACGCCCACGCCTGCGGAGGCCCAGCCATGA
- a CDS encoding TusE/DsrC/DsvC family sulfur relay protein, which produces MSGLVFNGQMVALNEEGFLEDPSLWNEDLARALAQSEEGLDALGDEHWAVIRFIRSHFEEKQGAPMVRAVCKGTGLRLQQIYDLFPSGPAKGACKLAGLPKPDGCV; this is translated from the coding sequence ATGAGTGGCTTGGTTTTCAACGGACAGATGGTGGCCCTGAACGAGGAGGGCTTCCTCGAGGATCCCTCCCTCTGGAACGAGGACCTGGCCAGGGCCCTGGCCCAGTCGGAAGAGGGCCTCGACGCCCTGGGCGACGAGCACTGGGCGGTGATCCGGTTCATCCGGTCCCACTTCGAGGAGAAGCAGGGGGCCCCCATGGTCCGGGCCGTCTGCAAGGGCACGGGCCTGCGGCTGCAGCAGATCTACGACCTCTTCCCCAGCGGCCCCGCCAAGGGCGCCTGCAAGCTGGCGGGCCTGCCCAAGCCGGACGGCTGCGTCTAG
- a CDS encoding aminotransferase class V-fold PLP-dependent enzyme, which translates to MTLLNLPIPPEVKMIYLDNGATSFPKPQVVYERMDTFYRSAGVNPGRSGFDLCLEAGALVDDTRHLLCDFFGGTDPNRLVFSYNSTDALNLAIWGSLQPGDHVVTTHVEHNATLRPLWKLEQEGSPVDWVDFDETGYVDPAEIIRRFRPETKACVMNHASNVIGTVQDAATIGAACRERGIRFILDVSQSAGMVPVKMDELNADIVCFTGHKSLMGPMGIGGMYVREGVEIRRTRAGGTGVKSVQRQHLDEYPYRMEYGTPNLPGIAGLNAGVAWVNQLGLATIHHHEMALWRQLRDALREIEGVTLYCAEDIPGRERISVLSFNVEGLEAADVGTMLDVDHNIACRTGLHCTPMVHEHLGTAAHGAVRFGIGAFNHEAHIQAAIEGVREIAAAGRRRAGKVATGAMA; encoded by the coding sequence ATGACCCTGCTCAACCTGCCGATCCCCCCCGAAGTGAAGATGATCTACCTCGACAATGGGGCCACCTCCTTCCCCAAGCCCCAGGTGGTCTACGAGCGCATGGACACCTTCTACCGCTCGGCGGGCGTGAACCCGGGGCGCAGCGGCTTCGACCTCTGCCTGGAGGCCGGGGCCCTGGTGGACGACACCCGGCACCTGCTCTGCGACTTCTTCGGGGGCACGGATCCCAACCGCCTGGTGTTCAGCTACAACTCCACCGACGCGCTCAACCTGGCCATCTGGGGCAGCCTCCAGCCCGGCGATCACGTCGTCACGACCCACGTTGAGCACAACGCCACCCTGCGGCCCCTCTGGAAGCTGGAGCAGGAGGGCAGCCCCGTGGACTGGGTGGACTTCGACGAGACGGGCTACGTGGATCCCGCCGAGATCATCCGCCGCTTCCGGCCCGAGACCAAGGCCTGCGTCATGAACCACGCCTCCAACGTCATCGGCACCGTGCAGGATGCGGCCACCATCGGCGCCGCCTGCCGGGAACGGGGCATCCGCTTCATCCTGGACGTGAGCCAGAGCGCGGGCATGGTGCCCGTGAAGATGGATGAGCTGAACGCCGACATCGTCTGCTTCACGGGCCACAAGAGCCTCATGGGCCCCATGGGCATCGGCGGCATGTACGTCCGCGAGGGCGTGGAGATCCGCCGCACCCGCGCGGGCGGCACCGGCGTCAAGAGCGTCCAGCGCCAGCACCTGGACGAGTACCCCTACCGCATGGAGTACGGCACGCCGAACCTGCCGGGCATCGCGGGCCTCAACGCCGGCGTGGCCTGGGTGAACCAGCTGGGCCTCGCCACCATCCACCACCACGAGATGGCGTTGTGGCGGCAGCTGCGGGACGCCCTCCGGGAGATCGAGGGCGTGACCCTCTACTGCGCCGAGGACATCCCCGGACGCGAGCGCATCAGCGTCCTCTCCTTCAACGTGGAAGGGCTGGAGGCCGCGGACGTGGGCACCATGCTGGACGTGGACCACAACATCGCCTGCCGCACGGGTCTGCACTGCACGCCCATGGTGCACGAACACCTGGGCACAGCGGCCCACGGCGCGGTGCGCTTCGGCATCGGCGCCTTCAACCACGAGGCCCACATCCAGGCCGCCATCGAAGGCGTGCGGGAGATCGCCGCCGCGGGGCGGCGCCGCGCCGGGAAGGTGGCCACCGGGGCGATGGCCTAG
- the aguB gene encoding N-carbamoylputrescine amidase codes for MVRVAATQCAFGGSLDENVARVEGLVREAAAQGAQVILPSELFEGLYFCREEKDAFFDWAKPAEGNPTIARFQKLAKELGVVIPVSFFERDGHAFYNSLAMVDADGAMLGVYRKSHIPDGPGYEEKFYFRPGNTGFKVWDTRFGKLGVGICWDQWYPECARAMMLLGAEILLYPTAIGTEPENPDLDTKDLWQRAMIGHAVSNVVPVVASNRIGLEGDQTFYGHSFIADHRGEKVAELGRAASGVITADFDLEEIRRNRASFGFFRDRRPDLYGLISKTD; via the coding sequence ATGGTCCGCGTCGCCGCCACCCAGTGCGCCTTCGGAGGCAGCCTCGACGAGAACGTGGCCCGGGTGGAGGGCCTCGTGCGCGAAGCCGCGGCCCAGGGCGCCCAGGTGATCCTGCCCTCCGAGCTCTTCGAGGGCCTGTACTTCTGCCGTGAGGAGAAGGACGCGTTCTTCGACTGGGCCAAGCCCGCCGAAGGGAACCCCACCATCGCCCGCTTCCAGAAGCTGGCGAAGGAGCTGGGCGTGGTGATCCCCGTCTCCTTCTTCGAGCGCGACGGCCATGCCTTCTACAACAGCCTCGCCATGGTGGATGCCGATGGCGCGATGCTGGGTGTCTATCGCAAGAGCCACATTCCGGATGGACCCGGCTACGAGGAGAAGTTCTACTTCCGGCCGGGCAACACCGGCTTCAAGGTCTGGGACACGCGCTTCGGCAAGCTGGGCGTGGGCATCTGCTGGGACCAGTGGTACCCCGAGTGCGCCCGGGCCATGATGCTCCTCGGTGCTGAAATCCTGTTGTATCCCACGGCCATCGGCACCGAGCCCGAGAACCCGGATCTGGACACCAAGGACCTCTGGCAGCGGGCCATGATCGGCCACGCCGTGTCCAACGTGGTGCCCGTGGTGGCTTCCAACCGCATCGGCCTGGAGGGCGACCAGACCTTCTACGGCCACTCCTTCATCGCCGACCACCGCGGCGAGAAGGTGGCCGAGCTGGGCCGCGCCGCCAGCGGCGTCATCACGGCGGACTTCGACCTGGAGGAGATCCGGCGTAACCGGGCCTCCTTCGGCTTCTTCCGCGACCGGCGGCCGGATCTGTACGGACTGATCTCGAAGACGGACTGA
- a CDS encoding agmatine deiminase family protein, giving the protein MTHPILHQPAEWDRHSACWLAWPSHGHLWRSNLAPAQAEFAALCVAIAEDGGEAIELLVQDDAAEAEARAALAPVLANVRFHRVPVGDIWLRDTAPIFVKDAARALHAACFRFNGWGGKYELPGDDQVAGRVAGITGLPRLDHGWVLEGGSVEVDGEGTVLTTRQCLLNPNRNPEMNQVQIEAALREGLGAEKVLWLDEGLLNDHTDGHIDTLARFVAPGVVVCMEARDPADPNAAILDRLAADLAAMTDARGRRLQVVRIPSPGLLEDEDGEPMPASFVNFYIGNAAVIVPTYGTPFDAEAVAAIARLLPGRRTVGRSARAILSGGGAFHCITQQQPEVL; this is encoded by the coding sequence ATGACCCACCCCATCCTCCATCAGCCCGCCGAGTGGGACCGCCACAGCGCCTGCTGGCTGGCCTGGCCCAGCCACGGCCACCTCTGGCGGTCGAACCTGGCCCCGGCCCAGGCGGAGTTCGCGGCCCTTTGCGTGGCCATCGCCGAGGATGGCGGGGAAGCCATCGAGCTGCTGGTGCAGGATGACGCCGCCGAAGCCGAGGCCCGGGCGGCCCTGGCGCCGGTGCTCGCCAACGTGCGCTTCCACCGCGTGCCCGTGGGCGACATCTGGCTGCGGGACACGGCGCCCATCTTCGTGAAGGATGCCGCCCGGGCCCTCCATGCGGCCTGCTTCCGCTTCAACGGCTGGGGCGGGAAATATGAGCTGCCGGGCGACGACCAGGTGGCGGGCCGGGTGGCGGGGATCACCGGGCTGCCGCGCCTGGACCACGGCTGGGTGCTTGAAGGCGGCTCCGTGGAGGTGGATGGCGAGGGCACCGTGCTCACCACCCGCCAGTGCCTGCTCAACCCCAACCGCAACCCCGAGATGAACCAGGTTCAGATCGAGGCCGCCCTGCGGGAAGGCCTGGGCGCCGAGAAGGTGCTCTGGCTGGACGAGGGCCTGCTCAACGACCACACCGACGGCCACATCGACACCCTGGCCCGCTTCGTGGCCCCAGGCGTGGTGGTCTGCATGGAGGCCCGCGATCCGGCCGATCCGAACGCGGCCATCCTCGACCGCCTGGCCGCGGACCTGGCGGCGATGACCGATGCCCGGGGCCGCCGCCTGCAGGTGGTGCGCATCCCCTCGCCGGGCCTGCTGGAGGACGAAGACGGCGAGCCCATGCCCGCCAGCTTCGTGAACTTCTACATCGGCAACGCCGCCGTCATCGTCCCCACCTACGGCACGCCCTTCGATGCCGAGGCGGTGGCGGCCATCGCCCGCCTTCTCCCCGGCCGACGCACCGTGGGCCGCTCCGCCCGGGCCATCCTCAGCGGGGGCGGCGCCTTCCACTGCATCACCCAGCAGCAGCCGGAGGTTCTGTGA
- a CDS encoding aminotransferase-like domain-containing protein gives MTIWVPDLSADSRPTYLAVADAIGAAVRLGQLRPGDQLPTHRALADLLGVNVSTITRSYREAARRLLVGGEVGRGTYVLGLASEAALFAFQNRPEGGVIDLSTNRPPVGLSEGDLSDGLAALGPGGRFLNYPSPGDTRLHREAAAAWMERRGLRAEPERVLVCAGAQHAVDTALGLLGEHGDLACEALVYPGLKAVARHSQRRLHPMAMDREGVLPAALEAACRAGLRVAVLSPTLNNPTTATLGLKRREAIVAIARKHDLLLVEEDVYGLLPEEAPPPLAALAPERVLYVTGLSKTVAPGLRLGYLLLPPMLQARAREAEHHTTWYVTALSMALGTAWLEDGTAWRRLAAQRKELAARHRLCAQGLRRLEWRGEPHCPHAWLPSPPGGPERFTRRALQAGVVVVPSDVFAATRAVQELGLRISIGAAPDRATLVQGLARLEAVAEALEDGSG, from the coding sequence ATGACAATCTGGGTGCCTGACCTCTCCGCCGATTCCCGGCCCACCTACCTGGCCGTGGCCGATGCCATCGGAGCCGCGGTGCGGCTGGGTCAGCTGCGGCCCGGGGACCAGCTCCCGACCCATCGCGCCCTGGCCGACCTGCTGGGGGTGAATGTGAGCACGATCACGCGGTCCTACCGGGAGGCCGCCCGCCGGCTGCTGGTGGGCGGCGAGGTGGGCCGCGGGACCTACGTGCTGGGCCTGGCCTCGGAAGCGGCCCTGTTCGCCTTCCAGAACCGCCCCGAGGGGGGTGTCATCGACCTCTCCACGAACCGGCCCCCGGTGGGCCTGTCCGAGGGGGACCTGAGCGATGGGCTTGCCGCCCTGGGCCCGGGCGGACGCTTCCTCAACTACCCGAGCCCCGGGGACACCCGCCTGCACCGGGAGGCGGCGGCGGCCTGGATGGAACGCCGGGGCCTGCGGGCCGAACCCGAGCGCGTGCTGGTCTGCGCCGGGGCCCAGCATGCCGTGGACACGGCCCTGGGTCTGCTGGGCGAGCACGGGGACCTGGCCTGCGAAGCCCTGGTCTATCCGGGCCTGAAGGCCGTGGCCCGGCACAGCCAGCGCCGCCTCCACCCCATGGCCATGGACCGGGAGGGCGTCCTGCCTGCGGCCCTGGAGGCGGCCTGCCGGGCGGGGCTCCGCGTGGCGGTGCTCTCGCCCACCCTGAACAACCCCACCACCGCCACCCTGGGCCTGAAACGCCGGGAAGCCATCGTGGCCATCGCCCGGAAGCACGACCTGCTCCTGGTGGAGGAGGATGTCTACGGCCTGCTGCCCGAGGAGGCCCCACCGCCCCTGGCGGCCCTGGCGCCCGAGCGGGTGCTCTACGTCACCGGCCTCTCCAAGACCGTGGCCCCGGGCCTGCGGCTGGGCTACCTGCTGCTGCCGCCCATGCTGCAGGCCCGGGCCCGGGAGGCCGAGCACCACACGACCTGGTACGTCACCGCGCTGAGCATGGCCCTGGGCACGGCCTGGCTGGAGGATGGCACGGCCTGGCGCCGCCTGGCGGCCCAGCGCAAGGAGCTGGCGGCCCGGCACCGGCTCTGCGCCCAGGGGCTCCGCCGGCTCGAGTGGCGCGGCGAGCCCCACTGCCCCCACGCCTGGCTGCCCTCACCGCCCGGCGGGCCGGAACGCTTCACGCGGCGGGCCCTGCAAGCGGGCGTGGTGGTGGTGCCCTCCGATGTCTTCGCCGCCACGCGGGCGGTGCAGGAGCTGGGGC